The Amaranthus tricolor cultivar Red isolate AtriRed21 chromosome 6, ASM2621246v1, whole genome shotgun sequence genome has a segment encoding these proteins:
- the LOC130815299 gene encoding pyruvate decarboxylase 1-like translates to MENENPSSQSVQIQPSSVSASGTLGQHLARRLVQIGVKDVFSVPGDFNLTLLDHLVAETELNLIGCCNELNAGYAADGYARSKGVGACAVTFTVGGLSVLNAIAGAYSENLPVICIVGGPNSNDYGTNRILHHTIGLPDFTQELRCFQTVTCFQAVVNNLDDAHELIDTAISTALKESKPVYISISCNLPGIPHPTFAKEPVPYFLAPHLSNQLGLEAAVEATAEFLNKVVKPVIIGGPKLRVAKAQKEFVELADACGYPVAVMPSGKGLVPEHHPHFIGTYWGAVSTNYVGEVVESADAYIFVGPIFNDYSSVGYSLLIKKEKAIIVQPNRVTIANGPSYGWVFMAEFLSLLAKKLKRNTTAMENYRRIYVPPGMPLKCQKDELLRVNVLFKHIQDMIDGNTAVIAETGDSWFNCQKLRLPEGCGFEFQMQYGSIGWSVGATLGYAQAAKDKRVVSFIGDGSFQVTAQDVSTMIRCGQRNIIFLINNGGYTIEVEIHDGPYNVIKNWDYTAFIKAIHNNQGNCWTAKVWTEEQLIDAIATAKSSEHQKSLCFIEVIVHKDDTSKELLEWGSRVASANSRPPNPQ, encoded by the exons ATGGAAAATGAAAATCCTTCGTCTCAATCTGTACAAATACAACCCAGTTCAGTCTCTGCTTCAGGAACCCTAGGACAACATCTAGCGAGACGGCTTGTTCAAATCGGAGTTAAGGATGTATTCTCTGTTCCTGGTGATTTCAATTTAACTTTGTTGGATCATTTAGTTGCTGAAACAGAGCTTAACCTAATTGGGTGCTGTAACGAGCTTAATGCTGGATACGCTGCTGATGGGTATGCACGATCTAAAGGTGTAGGTGCTTGTGCCGTTACTTTCACTGTTGGTGGGTTAAGTGTGCTTAACGCCATTGCTGGAGCTTACAGTGAGAATCTGCCTGTTATTTGTATAGTCGGTGGACCTAATTCTAATGATTATGGTACTAATAGGATTTTGCATCATACTATTGGGTTGCCTGATTTTACCCAGGAATTACGTTGCTTTCAAACTGTCACTTGCTTTCAG GCAGTGGTGAACAACTTAGATGATGCACATGAGCTGATAGACACTGCAATTTCAACAGCTTTAAAAGAAAGCAAGCCAGTTTACATAAGTATAAGCTGTAATCTGCCTGGAATCCCTCATCCAACTTTCGCTAAAGAACCTGTTCCTTACTTCCTTGCACCACA TTTGAGCAATCAGTTAGGATTAGAAGCTGCAGTAGAAGCCACAGCTGAGTTTCTAAACAAGGTTGTAAAACCTGTCATTATTGGCGGCCCTAAACTTCGGGTCGCAAAGGCGCAAAAAGAGTTTGTAGAACTTGCTGATGCATGTGGTTACCCAGTAGCAGTAATGCCATCGGGTAAAGGGCTGGTACCGGAACACCATCCGCACTTCATTGGGACATATTGGGGTGCTGTCAGTACGAACTATGTTGGGGAAGTGGTAGAATCGGCCGATGCTTACATATTTGTTGGACCCATTTTCAATGATTATAGTTCGGTTGGGTATTCGTTGCTCATCAAAAAAGAGAAAGCAATCATTGTGCAGCCTAATCGTGTTACTATTGCTAATGGTCCCTCGTATGGATGGGTTTTCATGGCCGAGTTTTTGAGTCTTTTGGCTAAGAAGTTGAAGAGAAACACAACAGCAATGGAGAATTACCGTCGAATATATGTTCCTCCCGGCATGCCATTGAAGTGTCAGAAGGATGAACTGCTCAGGGTTAATGTTCTCTTCAAACATATCCAG GATATGATTGATGGAAATACAGCAGTAATTGCAGAAACTGGAGACTCTTGGTTCAATTGTCAAAAGCTCCGTCTTCCAGAAGGCTGTGG GTTTGAATTTCAGATGCAATACGGCTCAATAGGCTGGTCTGTGGGTGCTACTCTAGGATATGCTCAAGCAGCCAAAGACAAGCGAGTTGTTTCCTTCATTGGCGATGGGAGTTTTCAG GTTACTGCTCAAGACGTGTCAACAATGATTCGCTGTGGACAAAGGAACATAATATTCCTCATCAACAATGGTGGGTACACAATCGAAGTTGAGATTCATGACGGCCCCTACAACGTGATAAAGAACTGGGACTATACAGCCTTTATCAAGGCTATCCACAACAATCAAGGAAACTGCTGGACGGCCAAGGTCTGGACCGAGGAACAACTGATCGATGCGATAGCAACCGCTAAATCCAGTGAGCATCAGAAGTCTCTATGTTTTATAGAAGTGATTGTGCACAAAGACGATACCAGCAAAGAACTGTTGGAGTGGGGATCTCGTGTTGCCTCCGCTAACAGCCGACCTCCAAATCCTCAGTAG
- the LOC130815127 gene encoding feruloyl CoA ortho-hydroxylase F6H1-3-like gives MSTFSPILPKNINEFVQNQGQGVKGLADIDIKTLPNQYIQPPENRFNMDQITADHSQKMSIPIIDMSNQDDATMEDLICDAAEKWGFLQIVNHGVGVEELEDLKRAAYRFFELGVEEKAKYLEKNSGTVNVKYGTSFAPNFETVLEWKDYLSLLFVSEEDALTYWPIACRDEVLNYVKGTENLLRRLFKILLKGLNIHEIDKEKELLLMGSKRINLNCYPKCPNPELTYGVSSHSDVITLTILLQDEVGGLYVRKLDDEKTWIHVPPIKGALVINIGDSLQILSNGKYKSIEHLVIANGNNNRVSIPIFVMPSSNHVIAPFQEIIDKGDKPMYKGVLYSNYLKHFYGKPHDGKATIEFATISS, from the exons ATGTCTACATTCTCTCCAATACTACCCAAAAACATCAATGAATTTGTCCAGAATCAAGGGCAAGGTGTAAAGGGGTTAGCTGATATAGACATAAAAACATTACCCAACCAATATATCCAGCCACCAGAAAACAGGTTTAACATGGACCAGATCACAGCAGATCACAGTCAGAAGATGTCAATCCCCATCATCGACATGTCGAATCAGGATGATGCAACAATGGAAGATTTAATCTGTGATGCAGCAGAGAAATGGGGTTTCTTACAAATAGTGAATCATGGTGTGGGTGTTGAGGAATTAGAGGATCTGAAAAGGGCAGCATACAGGTTTTTTGAGTTGGGTGTTGAGGAGAAAGCTAAGTATTTAGAGAAGAATTCTGGAACAGTAAATGTGAAGTATGGTACTAGCTTTGCTCCTAATTTTGAGACTGTTTTGGAATGGAAAGATTATCTTAGTCTCTTGTTTGTGTCTGAGGAAGATGCACTTACTTATTGGCCTATTGCTTGCAG GGATGAAGTATTGAACTATGTGAAGGGTACTGAAAATCTCCTAAGAAGACTTTTCAAGATTCTATTAAAGGGATTAAACATTCATGAAATTGACAAAGAAAAGGAACTTCTCTTGATGGGTTCAAAGAGAATCAACCTAAACTGTTACCCAAAATGTCCAAACCCTGAGCTAACTTATGGAGTTAGTAGTCATTCCGATGTAATAACCCTAACAATTCTCCTCCAAGACGAGGTCGGAGGGCTCTATGTTCGAAAGTTAGATGATGAGAAAACTTGGATTCATGTACCACCTATTAAGGGTGCACTTGTAATCAATATAGGGGATTCACTTCAAATACTTAGCAATGGTAAGTATAAGAGTATAGAGCATTTGGTGATTGCTAATGGAAATAATAATAGGGTTTCAATCCCAATCTTTGTTATGCCAAGTTCAAATCATGTGATTGCACCATTTCAAGAGATTATTGATAAGGGAGATAAGCCTATGTATAAAGGAGTTCTTTACTCGAATTATCTTAAGCACTTTTATGGAAAACCTCATGACGGTAAAGCTACTATTGAATTTGCTACTATTTCTAGCTAG
- the LOC130815276 gene encoding disease resistance protein RPM1-like encodes MSEIISTVPDIIDIFSSIKEEVSLIYGLGDKVDSMHSELKSSLELLKNAEDRPEDYDLDEEWVNQVRTLAHEIEDVIDEFKIYQKQNVFGKFKHHILLKSQGTKNKIHSLHTKSMEVQKRKSHYSRLNRRNSNHVTNNLVQFQQHQHSDSSNLSGIISTVNQSELVGLQTAKDDLIRLLDLQGLEDSKHSMRIAVMGMRGLGKTTLVGSVYNDESVQEFFPVRAWILATTGINNHILMLRSMIKQFYNTANEHDQLLINGNRDKAETNITALSRFDSMEEFLLKDRICSYLKDKRYIVILDGVEYQKDHMDLANYIKGVLPREHNKGSKIVLITSYENVAQTWVDGYNHGLYKLKCLPQEKAWQLFCNKAFHRHGGHCPSLLKDIASEIVLNCAGLPPAISAVGAFLSTKSDDLNEWKKVQSNLGFYLKHDRNETYKDLISNYQSLPYCLKPCFLYFGLFPKDYAVKRMRLIRLWVAEGFTEDSESNNLTPEDIAEEHINKLVSLGLVVVDHSDNTGKPRTLRVNPLLYDVIIISKVKHLRFCQTFPNKISSNSNPRRLSMHLNYPASSNGNADPVLEENFITSNIKTLIIIDREEKESTLKPEGCLTKLNKHILLLKVLDLYNASINKIPEEIECLVLLHYLSLRNTQVETLPKSIGKLQELQTLDLKHTLIRELPTEINMLCKLRHLLTYFYTNDKGYSRHASKLTAVKLPKRGLDNLTELQKLAFIDVGSKRSKLIKKLRNMVKLRRLGITGLESENGKDLCAAITEMKCLQSLSLYSETGHKIDVNYNIQPMNCPSSLKCLYLNGPLNSFPIWISQLHCLVKLRLRWSSLLFDPLEILGKLLNLVELQLLKAYKGTTLEIHGGGFKKLRILHLLDLDNLKCLSITKGALPSLELMAMGEFPKMQEVPLGIKYLSNLKTLNIFNMPLHLARSLQEGGQHHSVVKHVTNVYFQHFDQQAWQTSTL; translated from the exons ATGTCAGAAATAATTTCAACAGTTCCGGatattatagatatattttCTTCAATCAAAGAAGAAGTCTCTTTAATATATGGCTTGGGAGATAAGGTAGATTCAATGCACAGTGAGCTAAAAAGCAGCTTGGAACTCTTAAAGAATGCAGAGGATAGACCTGAAGACTATGATTTGGATGAAGAATGGGTGAATCAAGTAAGGACATTAGCTCATGAGATTGAAGATGTGATTGATGAGTTTAAAATTTATCAGAAACAAAATGTTTTTGGTAAATTTAAGCATCATATCTTACTTAAATCGCAAGGAACTAAGAATAAAATTCATTCCTTACACACTAAATCAATGGAGGTTCAAAAAAGGAAAAGTCATTACTCTCGTCTCAATAGAAGAAATAGTAATCATGTTACTAATAACTTAGTTCAGTTTCAGCAGCACCAACACAGTGACAGTAGTAATTTATCAGGCATCATCAGTACTGTAAATCAATCTGAACTTGTTGGTTTACAAACTGCTAAAGATGATCTAATTAGGTTGCTTGATTTACAAGGGCTCGAAGATTCCAAGCATTCTATGAGGATAGCAGTGATGGGGATGAGGGGACTTGGAAAGACAACACTTGTAGGCAGTGTTTATAATGATGAATCAGTTCAAGAATTCTTCCCTGTTCGTGCATGGATCTTGGCTACTACAGGAATAAACAACCATATTCTTATGTTGAGGAGTATGATAAAGCAGTTTTATAATACTGCTAATGAGCAtgaccaacttttgattaatggTAATAGGGATAAAGCTGAAACCAATATTACAGCTCTTTCTCGTTTTGATTCCATGGAAGAATTTTTGTTAAAGGATCGTATTTGCAGTTATTTGAAAGATAAGAG GTACATTGTGATTCTTGATGGAGTTGAATATCAAAAGGATCATATGGACTTGGCAAACTACATAAAAGGTGTGTTACCAAGAGAACATAACAAGGGAAGCAAAATAGTTTTGATAACAAGCTATGAGAATGTAGCGCAAACTTGGGTTGATGGATATAATCATGGCCTATATAAACTCAAATGCTTACCACAAGAAAAGGCATGGCAATTGTTTTGCAACAAAGCATTTCACAGACATGGAGGACACTGTCCATCTCTGCTGAAAGATATCGCTTCTGAAATTGTCCTAAATTGTGCAGGCTTACCCCCTGCAATTTCAGCTGTGGGAGCGTTCTTATCTACCAAGTCAGATGATCTAAACGAATGGAAAAAGGTTCAAAGTAACCTCGGGTTTTACCTTAAACATGATCGTAATGAAACATACAAAGATCTCATCAGCAATTATCAGAGTTTGCCTTATTGTTTGAAACCTTGTTTCCTGTACTTTGGTTTGTTTCCAAAAGATTATGCTGTTAAGCGTATGAGACTCATTCGATTATGGGTAGCTGAAGGGTTTACCGAAGATTCAGAATCGAATAATTTGACTCCCGAAGATATTGCAGAAGAACACATAAATAAACTTGTTAGCTTGGGCTTGGTTGTAGTTGATCACTCAGATAACACTGGAAAACCTCGAACTTTACGAGTGAATCCTCTCCTATATGACGTTATAATCATTTCCAAGGTGAAACATTTGAGATTTTGTCAAACTTTTCCAAATAAAATTTCCAGTAATTCAAACCCTCGGAGGTTGTCTATGCACTTAAACTACCCTGCAAGCTCAAATGGAAATGCAGATCCGGTTTTAGAGGAGAATTTTATCACGTCCAACATCAAGACTCTAATAATAATTGATCGAGAAGAAAAGGAGTCTACGCTCAAGCCCGAAGGATGCTTAACAAAGTTGAACAAACACATTTTGCTTTTGAAAGTTCTTGATCTGTATAATGCATCCATAAATAAGATCCCAGAGGAAATAGAGTGTCTAGTTTTGTTGCATTATCTGAGCCTAAGAAATACACAAGTAGAGACCCTTCCGAAGTCCATAGGTAAGCTGCAAGAACTGCAAACATTGGATTTGAAACATACTCTCATTCGAGAGCTTCCTACAGAAATCAATATGCTCTGCAAACTGCGTCATCTACTTACTTATTTCTACACGAATGATAAGGGTTATAGTCGCCATGCCTCCAAATTGACAGCAGTGAAATTACCTAAAAGAGGTTTAGATAATTTGACTGAGTTACAAAAGCTAGCCTTTATTGATGTTGGGAGTAAAAGAAGCAAGCTGATCAAGAAGCTGAGAAATATGGTGAAGTTGAGAAGGTTAGGAATCACAGGTCTGGAATCGGAAAACGGAAAGGATCTTTGTGCAGCAATTACTGAAATGAAGTGCCTTCAATCCTTAAGTCTTTACTCAGAAACTGGTCATAAAATTGATGTGAACTATAATATTCAACCCATGAATTGTCCTTCGAGTTTAAAATGCCTATACCTTAATGGTCCTTTGAATAGTTTCCCTATATGGATTTCGCAGCTTCACTGCCTTGTGAAGCTCCGACTAAGGTGGTCATCGCTACTTTTCGATCCTCTAGAAATCCTCGGAAAACTGCTTAACCTGGTGGAGCTGCAGTTATTGAAAGCATACAAGGGCACGACACTAGAGATTCATGGCGGCGGATTTAAAAAGCTGAGGATATTACATCTACTTGATTTGGATAATCTCAAATGTTTGTCTATAACGAAAGGTGCACTTCCTTCCTTAGAGTTGATGGCAATGGGAGAATTTCCAAAGATGCAGGAGGTGCCACTAGGAATTAAATACCTTTCCAACCTGAAAACACTCAATATCTTTAACATGCCACTCCATTTGGCTCGGAGTCTTCAAGAAGGTGGGCAACACCATTCAGTTGTCAAGCATGTAACAAATGTCTACTTTCAACACTTTGATCAACAGGCTTGGCAAACATCGACCCTTTGA